Proteins encoded within one genomic window of Psilocybe cubensis strain MGC-MH-2018 chromosome 2, whole genome shotgun sequence:
- a CDS encoding Putative DNA-3-methyladenine glycosylase YfjP, whose protein sequence is MPIIRRSSTRLASKLTARDVSVQPMPSGDTVDTKNTRNLKARPRNATYRPDALREELESTANLPEIGQKVSPALPIVPKPSSEEEEEEVVFVPAVLSFDLEEAKRHLIQIDQRFEELFTKMKCKPFEHLEQVANTDVSILRTAGLSARKAEYIRDLAVRFADGRLSTRKLLEANDDELAEMLIEVRGIGRYPSTKTLTLLIAVDMFAIFSLRRPDILPVGDLGVQRGVVRWFLSLHSPAHTYTLSPEKLGGTGTATKKNKGKKGKARIAANEEENTASTVPGVSYEAEDLPSIPPAFTPSIKKTLNKVGGAVVPLPSGMDVEVLKARLDPKNKIKGAFVTPQEMADLTACWRPYRSIAVYYMWSLADVLDLGSG, encoded by the exons ATGCCCATCATTAGACGCTCATCTACGCGCTTAGCAAGTAAACTTACAGCGCGCGACGTTAGTGTTCAACCTATGCCTTCAGGTGATACAGTAGACACGAAGAATACACGCAATCTTAAAGCAAGGCCAAGAAATGCAACTTATCGCCCAGATGCTCTGCGCGAAGAGCTGGAAAGCACTGCAAATTTACCAGAGATTGGTCAGAAAGTCTCCCCAGCCCTTCCTATTGTCCCAAAACCAagttctgaagaagaagaagaagaagtggtGTTTGTCCCAGCCGTGCTATCATTTGATCTGGAAGAAGCGAAGCGCCACCTCATTCAAATTGACCAACGCTTTGAAGAACTATTTACCAAGATGAAATGCAAGCCGTTCGAACATCTTGAACAG GTAGCAAACACCGACGTATCCATTCTCAGAACTGCTGGTCTGAGTGCTCGAAAAGCAGAATATA TTCGTGACCTTGCCGTGAGGTTTGCGGACGGCCGCCTCTCCACTCGGAAACTCTTAGAAGCAAATGATGATGAACTCGCGGAGATGCTGATCGAAGTCAGGGGGATTGGACGG TATCCGTCAACGAAGACGCTAACCCTGTTGATCGCAGTTGACATGTTTGCCATCTTCTCACTTCGACGCCCCGACATTCTCCCAGTGG GTGACCTTGGAGTGCAAAGAGGGGTGGTCCGGTGGTTTCTGTCCCTCCATTCACCTGCGCATACCTATACACTGTCCCCTGAGAAATTGGGCGGTACTGGTACTGCAACGAAGAAAAACAAGGggaaaaagggaaaggccCGGATAGCGGCCAATGAGGAGGAAAACACTGCCTCTACCGTCCCGGGTGTATCTTATGAGGCAGAAGACCTACCCTCCATACCGCCAGCTTTTACACCATCCATTAAAAAGACGCTGAACAAAGTGGGAGGAGCAGTTGTTCCTCTGCCAAGTGGAATGGACGTTGAGGTTTTAAAAGCGAGATTGGACCCAAAGAACAAAATCAA AGGCGCGTTTGTAACTCCACAGGAGATGGCAGACTTGACGGCATGCTGGAGACCATACAGAAGCATTG CTGTGTATTATATGTGGTCGCTGGCCGACGTATTGGACCTAGGtagtggatga
- a CDS encoding ATP-dependent RNA helicase DBP10, which translates to MPIPKRKHLEEEGNGYSSSSSSSYSTVGFSVGADVDISSALTGKRPKLTDNTDDDDLSSFLQASIAKRSMKEGTAVMKKSKGKSNLAKGEVGGGSFQSMGLHPSLLRSLTLQGYRTPTPIQRLSIPALLANPPRDLVGMARTGSGKSLAYMIPLVNRLGGRHSTSFGARGLILLPTRELALQVLRVGKELTRGFQTGRGEHAGDKANEDSKKGESLRWGLVVGGENLDEQFEMITSNPDIIIATPGRLLHLIVEMDLDLKAVECVVFDEADRLFEMGFQVALNEILGRLPTTRQTILFSATLPKSLVEFAKAGLQDPKLVRLDSESKISPDLKMAFFSVKQAEKDACLLSLLRDIIKVPFGSTHVKTLDDDPNLTNRKRKHAEQFTSPHQTLIFTATKHHVEYLLNLLTAAGYSVSHIYGSLDQAARTFQMDQFRRGVTSILVVTDVAARGIDIPVLENVVNYDFPQGARVFVHRVGRTARAGRQGWAWSFVTNTELPYLLDLQLFLGRPLINDVNEQGEHVYTESLVLGNFQREKIDEDVEYIRSLDTAVHSLPVLREVMKRGHTMYERSKGQASPQSYKRAKEIIKDPKWLLAGSHSGIHPVLLRGPGADEKRQLEDTRKSLLNLVNSFSPSETVFEVTSKGGSENAALMKERRKALEKSNQRRIVNASILEQGPEDEGPIPTQNVEMADESDIVAVFGSGDAKRCFRDEDFYLSHYQKDANTEKGYSLTDGASSFIRQASKVAFDLTNDEGKAERSSNYQTWDKKKKKFIQGDGAGADNVKMVRTENGTRLPATFRSGRFDEWKNKSRVSLPRIGEVENLSSTNKASGPGGRRFKHHKIIEAKPLNKQNTDYDRKIRQLKKKSENAESSGSMASQHTSGNRLGGRRGSTGKTYGRVKTELKTAEQIRKDRKIMERRKAKNARPSKAGRKKGKGRH; encoded by the exons ATGCCGATACCTAAACGCAAACACTtagaggaagaaggaaatggctattcatcatcatcatcttcttcgtacTCAACAGTAGGATTTTCAGTGGGAGCCGATGTCGACATTTCGTCTGCTTTGACGGGCAAACGCCCCAAGCTGACTGACAACACAGACGATGACGACCTGTCCAGCTTCCTCCAGGCTTCAATTGCTAAAAGGTCCATGAAAGAAGGAACCGCGGTCATGAAAAAATCCAAAGGCAAATCTAATCTTGCAAAAGGCGAAGTGGGCGGCGGTAGCTTCCAAAGCATGG GTTTGCACCCATCGCTTCTACGGTCATTAACTTTGCAGGGGTATCGTACTCCAACGCCGATACAGCGTCTCTCTATTCCGGCACTATTGGCCAATCCTCCTCGGGATCTTGTCGGCATGGCGCGTACTGGTTCAGGAAAGTCTCTAGCCTATATGATTCCTCTTGTGAACAGACTGGGGGGCCGTCACTCCACATCATTTGGTGCCAGAGGTCTCATCTTGCTTCCAACTCGTGAATTGGCACTGCAAGTCCTGAGAGTTGGGAAAGAACTGACCAGAGGGTTTCAGACTGGCAGAGGTGAACATGCTGGGGACAAAGCCAACGAAGATTCCAAGAAGGGAGAAAGTTTACGCTGGGGTCTGGTTGTCGGAGGCGAGAACCTTGACGAACAATTCGAGATGATTACGAGCAATCCTGATAT CATTATTGCCACACCTGGGCGCCTACTCCATCTCATTGTCGAGATGGACCTAGATCTCAAAGCCGTGGAGTGCGTTGTATTTGATGAGGCCGATCGTTTGTTCGAAATGGGTTTTCAAGTCGCGTTAAATGAAATTCTTGGCCGCTTACCTACGACGCGACAAACTATTCTCTTTTCTGCGACTTTGCCTAAATCACTTGTCGAGTTCGCGAAAGCCGGTCTGCAAGATCCCAAATTAGTGAGGTTAGATTCCGAAAGCAAGATCAGCCCAGACCTGAAAATGGCCTTTTTCTCTGTTAAACAAGCTGAAAAAGATGCATGTCTACTATCACTTCTCCGCGACATAATCAAAGTACCGTTCGGCTCTACCCATGTCAAAACACTTGACGACGACCCTAACTTAACAAATCGTAAACGCAAACACGCGGAACAATTCACCTCTCCTCATCAAACTCTAATATTTACCGCTACTAAGCACCACGTCGAATACCTCTTGAATTTATTGACTGCTGCGGGTTATTCTGTATCGCATATCTACGGTTCTCTCGACCAGGCAGCTCGTACCTTCCAAATGGACCAATTCCGTCGCGGCGTTACGAGCATTCTCGTGGTTACAGACGTTGCCGCTCGTGGTATCGATATCCCAGTCCTTGAAAATGTCGTGAACTACGACTTCCCTCAAGGAGCGAGAGTTTTCGTTCACCGCGTTGGAAGAACTGCTCGCGCAGGTCGCCAAGGTTGGGCATGGTCATTTGTGACCAATACCGAACTACCGTACCTGCTAGACCTTCAACTGTTCCTAGGAAGACCATTGATCAACGACGTAAATGAACAGGGCGAACATGTTTACACCGAATCTCTCGTTTTAGGAAATTTCCAGAGGGAAAAAATTGACGAAGATGTCGAATATATCCGTTCTCTTGACACTGCCGTACATTCTTTGCCTGTTCTTCGCGAAGTTATGAAACGTGGTCATACAATGTACGAACGCAGCAAAGGACAAGCTAGTCCACAGAGTTATAAACGCGCGAAGGAAATTATTAAAGACCCAAAATGGTTGTTGGCTGGATCGCACTCTGGTATACACCCTGTGCTGTTACGAGGTCCCGGGGCTGATGAAAAGCGACAGCTGGAGGATACGAGAAAAAGCTTGCTCAACCTTGTCAACTCGTTCAGCCCCTCAGAGACAGTATTTGAGGTAACATCAAAAGGTGGCAGTGAAAATGCGGCTTTGATGAAAGAGCGAAGGAAGGCGCTGGAAAAATCTAACCAGCGAAGGATCGTGAATGCCTCAATATTGGAACAAGGACCAGAGGATGAAGGGCCCATTCCCACGCAAAATGTAGAAATGGCAGATGAAAGCGACATTGTG GCCGTTTTTGGTTCCGGAGATGCTAAGAGATGTTTTCGCGACGAGGATTTCTATTTATCACATTACCAAAAGGATGCAAACACAGAGAAGGG TTATTCTTTGACCGATGGGGCGTCCTCGTTCATCAGGCAAGCGTCCAAAGTTGCGTTTGATCTCACCAATGACGAGGGGAAGGCAGAAAGGAGTAGCAATTATCAGACATGGgataaaaagaagaagaagttcATCCAAGGAGATGGTGCTGGTGCCGATAACGTTAAAATGGTGCGCACGGAAAACGGTACTCGTCTTCCAGCGACGTTCCGTAGCGGGCGGTTTGACGAATGGAAAAACAAGAGCCGAGTGAGCTTGCCTAGAATAGGAGAGGTGGAAAATTTGTCTTCCACAAATAAGGCTTCAGGACCTGGAGGCCGTCGCTTCAAACATCACAAGATCATCGAGGCCAAACCTCTCAATAAGCAGAACACTGATTATGACCGCAAGATCCGtcaattgaagaagaagagcgaaAATGCAGAGTCATCTGGAAGCATGGCTTCACAACACACCTCTGGTAACAGGTTGGGAGGTCGCCGTGGATCTACTGGTAAGACATACGGGCGCGTCAAGACCGAACTGAAGACGGCGGAACAGATCAGAAAAGATCGGAAGATCATGGAAAGGCGCAAGGCGAAGAATGCACGCCCATCGAAGGcaggaaggaagaaaggaaagggcCGGCATTAA
- a CDS encoding Queuine tRNA-ribosyltransferase catalytic subunit 1 translates to MLTQEKPEESISIQHSIGADIIMQLDDVVSSLTTGSRVEEAMERSVRWLDRCIVQHEKSGKKDTQNLFAIVQGGLDPVLRDRCIDAMIERRDGVAGYAIGGLSGGEEKDVFWRIIKQCAERLPEERPRYSMGIGFAEDLLVCVALGVDMADCVFPTRTARFGVALTHNGPLNLKLNKHANDLRTLDETCPCPTCTDKTSRAMLHHIVTHETAAAHALTLHNIVFQAQVMGRARKAIIEDRFPDYLRAFFASYFGDSGYPEWCVNALRSVGVDLLEGKTNAKVNPGRSAKWEYASTPQK, encoded by the exons ATGCTCACG CAAGAAAAGCCAGAAGAGAGTATATCAATACAGCACAGCATTGGTGCAGATATCATAATGCAACTTGACGACGTAG TGTCCAGTCTAACGACGGGATCTCGAGTAGAAGAGGCTATGGAGCGATCTGTAAGATGGCTTGATCGTTGTATAGTGCAGCATGAAAAATCCGGGAAGAAAGACACACAAAACCTGTTTGCCATTGTGCAAGGAGGCCTTGACCCTGTCCTTCGGGATCGATGTATCGATGCAATGATTGAACGTCGCGACGGAGTTGCTGGATATGCAATTGGAGGCTTGAGtggtggagaagaaaagG ATGTATTTTGGAGAAT TATCAAGCAATGTGCGGAGAGACTGCCTGAAGAAA GGCCCAGATATTCGATGGGAATAGGATTCGCTGAAG ATCTACTTGTTTGCGTTGCACTGGGAGTTGATATG GCTGACTGTGTATTTCCAACACGTACTGCTCGGTTTGGAGTCGCACTGACACACAACGGGCCCCTTAACCTTA AACTCAATAAGCATGCTAATGACCTCCGAACACTGGACGAAACATGTCCTTGCCCAACTTGTACAGACAAAACCTCGAGAGCTATGCTTCATCACATAGTCACCCACGAAACAGCAGCTGCTCATG CCCTCACTCTTCACAATATCGtattccaagctcaagtaATGGGTCGCGCAAGAAAAGCCATCATTGAGGATAGATTCCCAGATTATTTGCGAGCCTTTTTTGCTTCATATTTTGGGGATTCTGGTTACCCGGAATGGTGCGTTAACGCATTGAGAAGCGTCGGTGTGGATCTACTGGAAGGTAAAACCAATGCAAAAGTAAATCCTGGTAGAAGTGCAAAATGGGAGTACGCCTCTACCCCGCAGAAATGA
- a CDS encoding Transmembrane 9 superfamily member 7: protein MAFQEVFINQLLTSRKSLAPTKVVSAEQPTMITNILSPLFFLYFGLAQAFYLPGAAPHNYVEGDNVDLFVNALTPMRSLTNEKVIKMLKDNDTCRTLCVVSDVTGDEAKFINDRIREDYAINWLIDGLPAAEMKIEAKTKELFFDMGFNLGDNEGKHQNLPALNNHYEIVLRYHRPTPETYRVVGVLVWPASIGGVQTSTPNCDSRNAQPLILSEDRSQSIRYTYRVSWNESDTPWATRWDNYLHIFDPRIHWFSLINSIVVVVLLCVMVSMILVRTVSRDISRYNAIEVSEDVQEDWGWKLVHGEVFRAPRNSLPLSVLVGNGSQLMAMTIVTLVFALMGFLSPSNRGSLATVMMVCWSFFGSVGGYFSSRVYASLGGTNRRKNAFVTATALPTFIFIIVFLLNFFLLSAGSSGAVPFGTMLLIIIMWFGISAPLSAIGSYFGAKHGRIQNVGRVNPIPRQIPPGPKYLRPLAASLLGGILPFGAAFVELYFVLSSLFASRAYYAFGFLALTAGVVALTTATVTILFTYFLLCAEEYRQAWHWRSFLIGGGSAFWVMTYGLFYWATQLRLESFSSVVLYLGYLFLISVLDFLVTGTIGFFASYWVIRKIYSAIRVD, encoded by the exons ATGGCCTTCCAAGAGGTGTTCATCAACCAACTACTTACATCACGCAAGTCTTTGGCCCCTACAAAGGTCGTGTCTGCGGAACAACCCACAATGATTACGAATATCCTGAGTCCATTATTCTTCCTATACTTTGGTCTCGCTCAAGCTTTTTACCTCCCCGGTGCTGCGCCCCATAATTATGTTGAAGGCGACAATGTTGATCTCTTTGTCAACGCATTAACGCCAATGCGTTCTCTCACTAACGAGAAAGTG atCAAAATGCTCAAAGACAACGATACATGCAGAACTCTCTGCGTCGTCTCAGATGTGACTGGCGATGAGGCAAAGTTCATCAATGACCGCATACGGGAAGATTATGCGATAAACTGGCTTATTGATGGACTACCAGCCGCTGAAATGAAGATCGAAGCGAAAACGAAAGAGCTATTTTTCGACATGGGATTTAACCTTGGGGATAACGAAGGCAAACATCAAAATCTACCAGCACTTAATAACCATTATGAAATTGTGCTCAG GTACCATCGTCCAACCCCGGAAACATACCGTGTCGTTGGTGTCCTCGTCTGGCCTGCAAG CATTGGTGGCGTTCAAACCTCAACTCCCAATTGTGATTCGAGGAATGCCCAACCTTTGATACTGAGCGAAGACCGCTCACAGTCTATTCGATATACTTACAGGGTGTCGTGGAAT GAATCGGATACCCCTTGG GCGACACGTTGGGACAATTATCTTCATATCTTTGACCCTCGAATTCACTGGTTCAGCTTGATAAATTCGATAGTTGTCGTCGTTTTGCTATGTGTTATGGTATCCATGATTCTGGTTCGCACCGTTTCTCGTGAT ATCAGTCGCTACAATGCTATTGAAGTTAGC GAAGATGTACAAGAGGACTGGGGCTGGAAACTTGTCCACGGAGAAGTCTTCCGCGCTCCAAGGAACTCTTTACCACTTTCAGTTCTGGTCGGTAATGGTTCGCAGTTAATGGCTATGACAATTGTGACTTTGG TGTTCGCCTTGATGGGCTTCTTGTCACCTTCTAATCGTGGATCTTTGGCTACTGTGATGATGGTTTGTTGGTCATTCTTCGGAAG CGTTGGCGGATACTTCTCAAGCAGAGTTTATGCCTCTCTTGGTGGCACAAATCGGAGAAAAAATGCGTTTGTTACTGCCACTGCTCTGCCGAC gttcattttcatcatcgTTTTCCTTCTGAACTTTTTCCTACTGTCTGCTGGTTCATCAGGCGCTGTTCCATTCG GTACCATGTTGCTCATCATCATTATGTGGTTTGGTATCTCTGCGCCTCTATCTGCTATTGGTTCCTATTTTGGAGCCAAACATGGT CGCATACAAAACGTCGGTCGAGTGAACCCTATACCAAGACAGATTCCTCCCGGCCCTAAATACCTCAGACCCTTG GCGGCGTCGCTTCTCGGCGGAATTCTTCCATTTG GGGCCGCATTTGTTGAGCTGTACTTTGTTCTGTCTAGTCTTTTCGCCTCCAGGGCATACTATGCCTTTGGATTCCTGGCTCTAACCGCTGGTGTTGTTGCTCTGACAACTGCGACAGTAACAATCCTATTTACGTATTTTCTCCTGTGTGCTGAAGAATATAGGCAGGC ATGGCATTGGCGATCCTTCCTCATTGGCGGAGGCAGCGCATTCTGGGTCATGACCTACGGACTCTTCTATTGGGCTACACAACTTAGATTAGAATCTTTCTCCAGCGTAGTTCTATACTTGGGCTACCTGTTTCTCATTTCTGTCCTTGATTTCTTGGTAACAG GAACTATCGGATTTTTTGCGTCGTACTGGGTTATTAGAAAAATTTACAGTGCTATTCGCGTTGATTAA
- a CDS encoding Tyrosine--tRNA ligase, mitochondrial, with protein MWVRRLSPLPKLAPVFVRRYHRSPVPLLDDLAERGFIQDVSRRDALAIALSSKKQTVYVGVDPTAKALHIGHLVPLLCLLHFQFHGHRILPLIGGATGRVGDPSGRLVERQLAHASEVEANAVNLTSSIQRFFQNALLYAASRSESQDGVFQEPHILNNLDWHGSTGLLQFLQTVGVHARVGTMLNRESVRSRLSSQQGLSFTEFTYQLLQAYDFYHLYKHFGCTIQIGGSDQWGNIVAGLELIGKFQPDFSSNDSFGITTPLLTTSTGEKFGKSAGNAVWLDPQLTSVFDFYQYFLKVTDADVEKYLKLFTFMPLSEISDVMQQHREFPENRIAQHHLAAEVTEMVHSKSGVARANLMTTLLFGSDYSELKAEDVTTSLGNDPRLVRVAKSDILSMPIPKLAAKYGLVASNSASKMLVASRGLYLNNRSVTDVQYKASPEDLLDGNFLIIRAGKDKMMVLVVSDEDI; from the exons ATGTGGGTCAGACGACTATCTCCATTACCGAAACTTGCCCCCGTCTTCGTCAGACGGTATCATCGCTCACCTGTCCCTTTACTCGATGACCTGGCTGAGCGAGGGTTCATCCAGGATGTATCAAG ACGCGACGCGTTAGCGATTGCATtgtcatcaaaaaaacagACAGTATATGTCGGTGTCGATCCCACCGCCAAAGCCCTACACATTGGGCATCTTGTTCCTCTTTTGTGTTTGCTGCATTTCCAATTTCATGGACACCGTATTCTTCCATTA aTCGGAGGAGCCACTGGTCGCGTGGGAGACCCATCCGGCCGCCTCGTAGAACGTCAGCTAGCCCATGCTTCGGAAGTGGAAGCCAATGCTGTCAACCTGACTTCTAGCATCCAGCGCTTTTTCCAAAACGCTTTGCTCTACGCAGCATCTCGGTCAGAATCACAGGATGGTGTTTTTCAGGAGCCGCACATTTTAAACAACTTGGATTGGCATGGATCTACTGGTCTGCTGCAATTCCTACAAACAGTAGGGGTGCATGCACGAGTTGGCACTATGCTCAACAGAGAGAG CGTTCGGTCCCGGCTTTCATCTCAGCAGGGGCTTTCTTTCACTGAATTCACGTATCAGCTGTTGCAAGCCTACGACTTCTATCATTTATATAAACACTTTGGGTGTACAATCCAGATTGGGGGCTCGGATCAATGGGGCAACATCGTGGCAGGGCTGGAGTTGATTGGAAAATTTCAGCCTGATTTTTCCTCCAATGATTCGTTTGGAATAACTACCCCTCTTCTTACAACGTCAACCGGAGAAAAGTTTGGCAAAAGTGCAGGAAATGCAGTATGGTTAGATCCACAGCTCACAAGTGTTTTTGACTTTTATCAA TATTTCCTCAAAGTCACTGATGCAGACGTGGAAAAATATTTGAAACTCTTTACCTTCATGCCGCTATCAGAAATTTCCGATGTAATGCAGCAGCATCGG GAATTTCCTGAGAATCGTATCGCTCAGCATCATCTTGCTGCAGAGGTGACCGAGATGGTTCATTCGA AAAGCGGAGTCGCTCGAGCAAATCTCATGACGACATTGCTGTTTGGTTCAGACTATTCAGAACTGAAAGCTGAGGACGTCACAACATCCCTGGGAAACGACCCGCGATTAGTCAGAGTGGCCAAATCTGACATTCTCAGCATGCCTATACCGAAACTGGCAGCCAAATACGGTTTAGTCGCCTCAAATT CTGCATCTAAAATGCTCGTGGCTTCGAGAGGTTTATATCTCAATAACCGATCAGTAACAGATGTGCAATATAAGGCATCGCCAGAGGACCTGCTTGACGGAAACTTTCTCATTATACGGGCTGGAAAGGACAAAATGATGGTTTTGGTTGTCAGCGACGAAGATATCTAG
- a CDS encoding 40S ribosomal protein S23, which yields MGSNKPRGLQAARKLRTDRKENRWADKTYKKRALGNIYKTSPTGGSSHAKGIVLEKVGVEAKQPNSAIRKCVRVQLIKNGKKVTAFVPNDGCLNFVDENDEVLISGFGRRGKAKGDIPGVRFKVVKVSGVGLLALWKEKKEKPRS from the exons ATGGGCT CTAACAAACCTCGTGGTCTTCAAGCCGCTCGTAAGCTCAGGACTGACCGCAAGGAAAACCGATGG GCCGACAAAACCTATAAGAAACGTGCCCTAGGAAACATCTACAAGACCTCCCCCACAGGAGGGTCCTCTCATGCCAAGGGCATTGTTTTGGAGAAAGTCGGTGTCGAGGCCAAACAGCCCAACTCTGCTATCCGCAagtgtgtgcgtgtgcagTTGATCAAAAACGGAAAGAAAGTCACCGCTTTCGTTCCC AACGATGGTTGCCTCAACTTCGTTGACGAGAACGACGAAGTCCTCATCTCAGGTTTCGGTCGCCGCGGAAAGGCCAAGGGTGATATTCCCGGTGTGCGTTTCAAGGTTGTGAAGGTGTCTGGCGTTGGCCTATTGGCCTtgtggaaggagaagaag GAGAAGCCCAGATCATAA
- a CDS encoding Kyphoscoliosis peptidase, whose product MFHPAPAPPVPPRGGMRSPITPVFNVPHKTPCDDNSVDLSRLLARKPPPPPVRSKNFVPATQIVTHIRPVAFHPPPLNLSSKPVVVEEDPVQIVATPYPEIPSCLQCRDFSKVDAHAALFPRTSVHSLQNLALGLEEPFEDEVDKARVIFTWLHCNIAYDAVSFLTGNVQPSTPESTLASGLAVCEGYAGLFEQLGELMGLQVHTVSGHGKGYSYQPLKAGDAIPEKSSGHAWNCILLNGEWHLVDPCWGAGVLTGSGTYEAKFSPHWFISSPSEFGRTHFPTDPSFQLTPEQTTWEEYILAPETPVITSDFHLYGYHPMFLQPSEKHVPERQFVQFSVSKRCQHASMAVADNYLLVISTNDKDFVPLAFSEELDAWTVNIFTPRNGDITLYIVNSVNAQDARGLSIEGFGKAKGRKVMGFKGLAMWSVAHL is encoded by the exons ATGTTCCACCCAG CACCTGCTCCTCCGGTACCTCCTCGTGGAGGCATGAGGTCACCTATAACACCCGTTTTCAACGTCCCGCACAAGACACCATGCGACGACAACTCTGTTGATTTGTCTAGACTTTTGGCAAGAAagcctcctccaccaccggtCCGGTCAAAGAATTTTGTTCCTGCAACTCAGATTGTGACTCACATTCGACCAGTGGCTTTTCATCCCCCGCCACTAAATTTATCCTCAAAACCTGTCGTGGTTGAGGAAGACCCGGTGCAGATAGTAGCAACTCCCTATCCTGAAATTCCCTCATGTCTGCAGTGCAGAGATTTCTCCAAAGTAGACGCACATGCAGCACTATTCCCAAGAACATCGGTGCATTCCTTGCAAAATCTGGCCCTTGGTCTAGAGGAACCTTTCGAGGATGAGGTGGACAAAGCGAGAGTCATCTTCACGTGGCTACATTGCAACATAGCGTACGATGCTGTATCCTTTTTGACTGGCAATGTGCAGCCTTCGACTCCTGAATCAACATTGGCGTCCGGTCTGGCAGTGTGCGAGGGTTACGCAGGCTTATTTGAACAGCTTGGAGAGCTGATGGGTTTGCAGGTACATACGGTGTCAGGGCACGGAAAAGGGTACAGCTACCAGCCACTTAAAGCAGGTGATGCGATCCCAGAGAAAAGCAGTGGCCATGCATGGAATTGCATTCTCCTCAATGGTGAATGGCACTTGGTCGATCCTTGCTGGGGGGCCGGAGTATTGACTGGGAGCGGCACATACGAAGCCAAGTTCTCGCCTCACTGGTTTATCTCATCCCCCAGCGAGTTCGGACGAACACATTTCCCTACAGATCCTTCCTTTCAGCTGACGCCCGAGCAGACCACATGGGAAGAGTACATTCTAGCACCAGAGACACCGGTTATAACGTCCGATTTTCATCTGTATGGATACCACCCAATGTTCTTGCAACCTTCAGAAAAACATGTACCAGAACGACAATTCGTGCAATTTAGTGTATCGAAGAGATGCCAACATGCATCGATGGCAGTTGCTGATAACTATTTGCTCGTGATCAGTACCAATGACAAAGACTTCGTTCCCCTGGCCTTTAGTGAGGAACTCGATGCATGGACGGTTAACATTTTCACTCCAAGGAATGGCGACATCACCTTGTATATCGTAAATTCCGTCAATGCTCAAGATGCAAGGGGTTTAAGCATTGAAGGATTTGGCAAAGCCAAAGGTCGGAAAGTAATGGGTTTCAAGGGCCTCGCGATGTGGTCTGTGGCCCACTTATGA